The sequence CACGAACGCGGTAGAGATTCTACTACTGACGGAGAGGAGGCGAACCTCCAGAACCCCCAAACTTCCGCCGTGACTGAACCCGAAACCAACTAACCCACAATATCACACCATGCCCCCCACTGTAAGCAACACTCCACTACTCGCAAGTACAGATTTAGAAAGCGTGCTCAGCGTGCTGTGTAGCGGCTCTACCCGGCGGTTGGGTAGTAGTAGAAAGTCTACTGGCGTCTCGGGAGGTGGCGAGTGATGGCGGCCTCTCTGGAGGACCTCGACTACCAGGAGCAGGACTACGTGGACGAGTTTACCGCGTTCATCCGCGACTACTACGACAACCGCGATGGGTCCGGGGAGAACCGTCTCGGCGAGCTCGTCGAGAAGTACCCCAGCGAGAAGTCGTCGCTCCACATCGAGTGGATGGACCTCTACCGCTACGACAGCGAGATGGCGATAGATGTCCTCGACGACCCCGAGACCCTCGACTACGCGGAGATCGCGCTCCGCAACTACGACCTTCCGGTCGACATCGAACTCAACGCGGACGTGCGTATAGATGGTCTCGACCGCGTCCCCGACAGCGTTCAGTGCGACGTGGGGGACCAGATCCACCGTGAAGGGAAGTTCGCCGCGATCGAGGGCCAAGTGAACCGTGTCGGTTCCAAGGTCGGCTTCATCGAGGAAGCGGCGTTCGAGTGCCAGCGCTGCGGGACGATGACGCGCATCCCGCAGTCTCTCGGCGACTTTCAGGAACCGTACGAGTGCAAGGGCTGCGAACGAGAGGGTCCGTTCCAACTCAACTGGGACCAGTCCCACACGACTCACGCCCAGCGCGCCCGTCTCCAGCTCCCGCCGGAGAAGACGGCCGGCGGCCAGACCTCTTCAGAGATAGAGATCTGGCTGAAGGGCGACCTCGTGAACCGCTACACCGAGGACCAGTACCGGATCACTCCTGGCGACCGCGTCTCGGCGATGTGTCACCTGGAGAAGTACGTTCCCGACGACGCCGATGACGGTACGTACGACGTCCGCGCGAAGGCGAACAACATCCAGAAGCAGGAAACCGACCTTGAAGATCTCGACATCACCGACGAAGACCTCGAACGCATCAGGGAGATCGCGAACAACAACCCGCACCAGACGCTCGTCAACTCGTTCAAACCGTCTCACCACGGCGACGAGTCGGTGAAGGAAGCGCTCGTGCTCCAGTTGTTCGGCGGTGTCGAGAAGCACACACCGGACGGCGCCCGCATCCGTTCGGAACCGCACATCCTCGTCGTCGGTGACCCTGCGATGGGGAAGTCCGACCTCCTTCAGTACGCGACGAAGATCGTTCCCCGCTCCGTCTACACTGTCGGGAACAGTTCGACGGGCGCGGGCCTCACGTGCGCGGCCGTGCAGGACGACTTCGGCGATGGCGGCTGGACGCTCGAAGGCGGCGCGCTCGTGAAGGCCAACGGCGGCCTCTGCGCGATCGACGAGTTCGACAAGATGGATGAATCGGACCGTACGGGGATGAACGAGGCCATGTCGAACGGCCAAATTTCGCCTTCGAAGGCGGACATCTCGAACGTCCAACTTCCGGCGAAGACGACTGTCCTCGCAGCGGCGAACCCCGACTACGGTCGCTTCGACCCGTACGAGTCAATCGGCGAGCAGATCGACCTCGACCCGACGCTCATCTCTCGATTCGACCTCATCCTGACGATGCAGGACAAGCCCGACCGGGACGAGGACGAGGAGCTGGCCGAGAGCGTTCTCAGTCTTAACCAGGACTCCATCGACATCAAACGAGATGACAAGCCGGCGGGGGACACCGACATCGATCCGGAAGTCCCGCCCGAACTGATGCGCAAGTACATCGCGTACGCGCGTCAGGAGATCGAACCGCGCATCAGCGATGCCGCCAAGGAGCGAATCAAGGAGTTCTACGTGCCGCTTCGCGAGAAGGGCATGGACGAGGACAAGCCTATCCCCGTGACGGCGCGGAAGCTCTTCGCGATCGTCCGTCTTGCCGAGGCCAGCGCGAAGATGCGTCTCTCCGATACGGTCACCGTCGACGACGCCGAGCGCGTTATCGGCGTCGTCCGTGACTCGCTCAAGGACGTGGGCGTCGACCCCGAAACCGGCGAGTTCGACGCCGACGTGGTCGAAACTGGATCCTCGAAATCCCAGAGCGACCGCGTCAAAACTGTCGATAAGGTCATAGACATGCTAGAGGAAGAGAACGATAAGGGCGCCCCTGTCGACGAAGTCATTAAAATCTGCGTTGAGAAGGGATTCACGGAACACCGGGTCAAAAAGACGATCGAAAACCGCAAGCAGGAGGGAGAATATTACCACCCCCGTGATGGATATCTGCGACTAACTTAGTCGACGAGCTTCCAGACGTTCATATTCCCCATATCGACTTTCTCAACCACGTCGGCCTCTTCGAGTTCCTTCAGACGACGATCGGCGAGGCTCTGGGAACACCCGACGCGTTCCCAGATGGCCTTCGTCGCGGGCACGTCGAGCTCGCGAATCGCGTCGAGGAACTCCTCGTCAGAGTACTTCTGGGCAAACCGGTTGTTGTCGGCCCGTGGTTGACGATCCGGTGAAGACACATGCTGACTAATGCGCCCGCTGGTAATAATACCAACGGGATTGTTCAACCCCCGTTGGTTTCTTTACCAACGGGAAGTACTAAGTACCCGGACACATAACGTAGTGAGTAAGAGCGCCCGACGGACGGCTGTATAGGCAGTCTGCGTCAGAAGGCATCGGTGTATAGGCACCGATGCGAGTGGCGCTCGAAAAAGCTCGCAACCCAGCGAAGCCCCAAGCGCCATGAAAGCCTACACGACACCCAGTAAAAAATCCGACGGTAGTACCGCAAACCTTTCAAGTAGCTGCGATACCTGCGGCGCCGACGCCCGCAGGTTCGGCCGCAACGGCCGGATCGACGTCGAGTGCCCCAACTGCGGCGTCATCGACACGACCGCCGACAAGCAGATCGTCGCGGACGGCGGCGTTCCGCAGTCGGTCTCCATCCTCGAACACATCCGCGACACGGGGGGCCGCTCCGACACGCTCCAGCGCTTCGCCGCGGGCGAGCTCGTCCGCGACGAACTGACCACGCGAGACGTGACGCGCCCGGTCGAACTCGCGATGGGCGACCTCTGCATCACCGTCGAGTACCCCGGAAAGACGGAGTACGTCTGGCCGACTGAAGTCGGCTGGGTCGCTCACACCGTCCACCACGATCGCCAGACCGACTGGGGGCCGATTCCGCTGTCGCTCGACGAGGTCGAACGCCGCGTTCACTCACTCGGCCACACGCTGACGATTCGGGCCACGTCGACGGTCTCCTTCGACCGCCCCGACGCCGCACTCTCCCAGGGGGTGCGTGCCTGATGCCCCAGTGCGAGAACTGCGACGGCTACGTCACGGAGCGGTTCGTCCGCGTCTTCGGCGACAACGAGGGCCGCGTGTTCGGCTGTCTCGACTGCATCGGCGCGACGGCCGTGAAGAACGGCGCGGCACTGCCGTTCCGCGACGCCCGCACGCACCTCGGGGGTGCGGACTGATGGCGACCACCCAGACGACCGACCTCGTCGTCCGCGGCGACCGGACGTTCCGGAACGCCCGCCGCGTCCATCGCGACGCGATCGACGTCGGCGAGTACGAGAACACCGCCAGCGACGAGGAGCGCTTCTACCTCGTCGAACTCCACGAGACGGACGTTCAGCAGCGCCACGCCGACTGGGAGACCGAGTACGTCGCGATCTACGCCAGCGCCGACGGCGGCCGCGCCGTCCGCGAACACGTCGCGCCCGAGGACCCGCTCCCGCACGCGATCGCCGTGCCCGTCGGCGAGGGCACCGTGCTCGACGCGCAGACGACGCGACGCTACCACGGCATCGTCGCGACCGCGCACGAAAACGACGGCTGGCGAGTCCGGGAGACCATCACCAACCTCGTCCGGGAGGTCCTCCGATGACGACGCCGGGCCAAATCGCCTTCGCGTCGGCGCTGGCGGTTGGTTCTATCGCCTTCGCGGGCGTGACCATCTGGAGTACGCGGACGATCGGCGCGACGATGACGCTGTCAGTGGTGACGGTCGCCGCGATGATCGTGCAGTTCGTCGTCGCGAGCGCCGCCGACGAGGTGACTCAGGCGTGACCGAGGAGAACCTGGAGCGCTGCCCGCAGTGCAACCGGATCGTCAACGTCACGGTCACGACGACCTGCCCGCAGTGCGGCACCGAGGTGAGTGTCCGATGAGCACTACGCAGCAGACACTCGCGACGTTCGGCCCGGAGACCGACGACGCGGCCGAACTCATCGACATCCCGGACGCGGTCGCCGAGTGGGCCGCGAACTACGCGGACCCGGAGAACCCTTGCGGCAAGTGCGGCTACGACGTGCCGCCGTCGCGACTCGGGAGCCACCTCGGCGACTGCCCCGGATGGACCTGGGAGGGCTACGACGCATGAGCTCGCACTCCCGCTCTGTCAACTCGGAAACCCGCGAACGCGTCACGGTCCGCATCTCCAAGGAGCGTCTCGACGCGCTCGACGAGCTGGTCGAGGCGGGCGTCTACCCGAACCGGAGCGAGGCGTCCGCGCCGGCGTCGCCGAGGTGGTCGACGATGCTTGAGGTCGTCGCGTTCGGCGTGCTGGCGATGCTCAACGGCCCGGCCGCGCTCGGGGTGCTGCTGGTCCTCGCCATCGGCATCGGCGCGATCTTCGCGCTGCTGGGCGTGCTCGTGTTTGTCCGGTCGCTGTCACGAGCGTAAACAAGTCGATAGAGGTGCGGTCTGGCCCGTCGCACGGTGCTTCGCGGGGTTCGAACCCCCGGACGGGTCGTTGACGCGAGGTCGGCGTTCGGTACACCGGCACGGCGAAAACGCCCTCTGCCGAAGAACTCCCGCCTCCGCGTCTGTGTCCTCGGCGCGGTTCAAGTCCGCGCGAGGTCGCCTGCGACGACTGTCCGAGAACCACCGGATCAACAATATGACAACGAAAATCGCACCACACGGACCGAGCGGATTCGACCACGTTGACGTACTCGAACAGGCTGAAGAAAATGACGAACTCTACGTTGAGTTCGACTTCCCCGACGAAGACGGCATTTACGGCGTCGAGGCGACTGTCGAGAACGTCGACGAATCGACCGACGAAGACGAACAGACCCGCGAGATAAAGATCAGCCTCAACGCGAACCACACGCGGTTCCACCAGCTGATCCTCTGGGTTCACTCCTCGACGTTCGGTTCGCGCAACCACATCATCGACAAGATCGACGTAATGGAGAACGGCGACCCCGACTGGGAGACGCGCGAGCTTGGCGACTTCCACACCGCTGAAATCGAACGGACGAACGAGGACTCTGATGTGACCGAGAACAGCACGGAGGAAGACGAATGAGTTGGCAGGTCCGCGTCACGCTGAAAGGGATCGACTGCTACAGTGTCACGGCCAACTCCCGGCCGGAGGCAGACGCGCTAAAAGCACAACTGGAGAGTTCAGAAGACGTCTCCAGCGCCGAGGTGGTCCGTGCATGAGCGTTCAAAGCCTCCCCAGCGACTGGCCGGAGATGTTCGACCTCGACGGCCCCAGTTGCGAGCACACGTACCACTGGGACCCCGCGGTCCAGTGCTACTACTGCATCTGGTGCGAGCACGAGCTTGAGGAGCCGCCGGAGAACCAGGGCGTGTCTGTTACCGACGGAGGGAGCGACGCATGAGTGGTACTGAGCGTCTACCTCCGTACGCGGAGCCCATCGACAAGGACGATGAGTGTCGATGGGTCCGCTGCACCGTCTGCGGCAACGAGGCTCCGAACCTCTCGTTGTTAGAGCACGACTGCATCTACTCGAACGACCTCGTTGCCGATGGTGGAACAGAGATCACCAGTACTGAGCAGAGCGGTGTGGAGGCCTACGAGGAGAAGATGGACGAACTCTGGGAAGGGCTGCTCCAAGCGTACACTGCTGGATACAAGAAGGCCATGCGCGACTTCGAGGTGACGGACGAGATAGAGAAGTACGAAGACTCAGAGTTCATCAAAGACTCGCACTACCACTACTGGGACGGTCGTACACTGCCGCTTGAATTCTGGCTTCGAGAACAGTTCGATGTCAACGACGGGGGTGAACCATGAGCGCGGATACGCTTCCCAGCAACTGGCCCGAGATTTTCGACCTCGAAGGCCCCAGTTGCGAGCACACGTACCACTGGGACCCCGCGATTCAGTGCTACTACTGCATCTGGTGTGAGCACGAGCTCGAGGAGCCGCCGGAGAACCAGGGCGTGTCTGTTATCGATGGAGGGAGCGACGCATGACCGATACAGAACGTTTCGAGCTTCAACTGTGGGACCTGGCCCCGGAACGGTGGCTGACGCCGGAAAACCGGGCATCCCACCGGGTAACCGATGCGAAAATCGTCGGCGACCCTGGCAACGAGGAACTCGTTGTCGAAGTCGAGCGGTATCGGGAGGAAGAGGCTCCTAAGAACGCTGGGTTAGAAGAATGAACGCGAACGAACCTCAACACGACGAGTACCGCTTTGTCACCGCCTGTAAGGAGTGCGGGGTAACCGACGATCAATGGCGGACCGCGGAGGAAGTGAGCTCGGAGATCCCCACCGACCCCGAGAAGACGCCCGCGTATCAGCACTACGACCGCACGGGGCACACTGTCGTCGAAGTCAACTACACGATCGCACCCTACGACGTTCAGAAGATGCTCGACGACGGCAGCAAAGAGGCGCTCGACTTCGAGCGTATCGCCGAAGCCGTGTCCGGGAACGACGGGGACGAAGAATGAACGCCGACTGGCCCGATGCCATGCACGGCTACGAAAAGACGGACAACCACATCCCCGGCGTTACCTACACCGACCCGATGACGGTCGAGGAGTCCAACACGCCCCGGCGCGCGATCGCCGTCAGAGCCCGCCGCGGCGAGTCGGGCTTTCGAGTCGGGTGCAGGGACGAGGTGTCCGACGACATTCGCGTCGTCGTCGCGGAGACCGCCGACGAAGCGAAGGAGGCGATCACGGACTGGATGAACGAACACCCCTGCGGACAGCAGACAATAGCTGGTTTCGCATGAGTCCGAGTCAGGAAGACCCCGACGAACTCGAGGAAGACCTAACCGACAGTGTTCGTAATGACCTCAAGGACAAGGAGCCCTCGGATGAGAAGAAGAAGGAGTTACTCGAGGAACACCGGCACCACCTCGTCCGAAAGACGACCTCTCAACTGTCGATGGAACCCGACGTAATGCAGGGCGTGGAGGCGGTAGCAACCGCGGAGGTGCCGGATATGTTCTGCTTCACGTGTAACGAGTGGGTAGGGCTCTCCGGCGTCGATCTACGTGGTAAGCCGCGGTCCAAAGCCGATGCGTATTATCTCGGCGGACCGCCGCAGGATATACTCGAGGAAAAGAACACGGTCCGCGAGCAGATCGGGGAGCTGGCCGAGCGGATCTATACTCGAGTAGACCGCGTCGACGATGCCGACGAGGCGTTCGAGTTCGTCGCCGACGAGATAGAACAGATCCGGGATGATCTCGAGGAAACTGGGGAGGCGACTTCGACATGACTGGCCCCACCAAGGAATCGGACCTATGAACATAGTTCACGGCGACGCTTTCGAGCAGCTCGCCGATCTCCCCGACGACCATGCGCACGCGGCCGTCGTTGACTACCCGTGGGAGTTTGAGATTCAGACCGGAGAAGGAAAGTCGGAGATTCGCAACCGGGAAGGTCGCGGCCTCAAGTCAGGGTGTCGAGAACCGGACCACGATAACCGAATGTTCGACATGGCGACCGACGAGCGGTTCCCCGAACTACTCGCCGAACTTGCCCGTGTACTGGTCGACGGGGCGTGGTTGATTTGCATGGCCGACGACCGCTTTCAGGGTGTGGTGCGAGATGCTATGAAGGACTCCGACGACTGGGTCTTTCGGCGCAACTGGGCGTGGACACCCGAGAATATGGGAATGGGTTGCTACGGCCGTGTCAACCACTACCCGATGCCAGTTGCGACTCTCGGTGAGACGGACCGCTACGTACAGGACCGTGGAACGTTATTCTGCGTTCCGAACGGCCGTGACGTTGATTACCCGACGGGGAAACCCGCAGACCTGTACCGACGAGTTCTCGCCCCGCCCGTGATCGAGGACGGCGAGCGACTTCTTGAACCGTTTTGTGGGTCGGCTCCCGGCGCGGCCGTCGCCGCCGAGCGCAACCTCGACTATTGGGGTTGCGACGTCGACGTCGACGCACTCGAACGGGCACGGACCCACCAACAGCAGGATCGACTACCGAACTACGCAGAAGGCGACTAAAGAAAGGCATGACACGTGAATTTCGATACAACCCCGTTTGGTGCAACGACTGTGAGGAGCTGGTAGCATTGACTCACGAGACAGACGACGTACAACCGAGACGTTTCGAGTGCAACTGTACTGCGCGCTCGCCAGCATCGGCCTTCCCTAACTCTTGGAGTAGCCGCGAACGGCAGTGAGATAGACATGAACCAGAACACACGACAACACGACCTAAGCGGAGTTCGACCCTCACCGGGACCGTTCACCTACCCGATGGAGGAGATGCACCGGGAGCGCGTTCGCCAGCTCTGGCACGCACGCTTCGGCGGCGAAGACGAGTTCACCGAGGGGTGGATTAACGACGCGCTCGACGACGATCGTCCCGAAATGTGCTACGTCGCCGCGGACGGCGGCAACGTAGTCGGCTTCGGCCTCGCGACGGTGTGTTACCCCGACTACGCCGAGGACTACATCGGCCTCGACGTGCCGGAGTTCGACCCGTGGGACCCGACCGGTATCCTCCACATGTCCGCTGTCGAGAAGTCGCGGACCGGTGAAGGGATCGGGACGGACCTGATGGACAGCCGACTTCAGTATCTCCAGATACAGGACTGCGGCGGCGTCATGGGGATCGCGTGGCACCGGGACGATGCTCCCGACAGTCGGGCGCTGTTCGAGAAGTTCGGTTTCGACCAACTCGCGACGTTCAAGAACTACTACTCCCGTACGCACGGGCGGCCGAACTGTCCGGCCTGTACCGGCGAGTGCGAGTGTACGGCGAGCGTGTACGCGCGGGAACTCTGATTAGAGTGAGATAGACATGAGCAACTATCGAGAATCCACGTATTCAGACGGAGACAGCCTTGACGAGTTCCGCTTCGAGCCGGGAGACAAGTTCGTTCGGCATCCGCACTACCGTGATCCGGTGGACGACCCCAACCCGACCGAGTGGGCGGTCACGAAACGGCGGTACGTCTACACCGTCGACTACCTCCCCGACCGGGACGGAACACCCGGGCCAGAGGATCACCGCGAATACGAGCTCGTGAGCGAGGACTTTGAGCGGACGACCATGACCGAGGCGGAACTCCTGACCGAGTGGAACTCGGCCGAGTAAAATGAGCTGCAACAAACACCGAGAACGAGTCCACGACGATTCTCCGCGCGGAGAACACTACCCCGACGACCGAACAGAACTCGCCTACGTGTACGACGGCCTGTCGTTACGTGCGATCGTCTTCGACGAGCGCGAAGTCGAGCGCTACCGCGAGGAAACGACTTTCACCGTGTCACTCACGCCGGCAGGTGAGTGCCAGATCGAGGGGAACTGCCGCGACCAACAAGAGTGAGGAACCAGTCATGAGCAAGAAAGAGAACTGCCCCGGATGCGGGGAACATGGTAGCATCGACGGCCGTATGGTGGACATGACCGACAAACGACTTCCTGTGTTGGTCTACAACTGTCCTTTCGAGAGTTGTCGTGTGAAGGAGTTTTTCGTCACGGAGGACAGCGAATGAGCGGATTAGCCGCGGTGGTGCGGGATATGAATCCAAACAACCTGCTCGCCATCCCCGAGATTAGCCGGACTCCCAAGCGGGCGATCCCGGTCGTCGTGTTCTTCCACGCGATCGCGGACCTCGTCACCGCCTACTGGATGATGGACACGCGAGGGACCGCCGTCGAGGGCAACCCTCTGACTGTCGCGGTCTACAACCACGGTCCGGAGGTGTACGCGCTGTTCATCGTCTTCGCCGTGGCTCTTCTCGGTGGTCTGTTCTGGCGGTGGAGACACGACCTCTGGAGCAACGAGTGGACGCCCGTCCTCGTCGAGCTATTCCTTATCGCTGGTATCGCCATGACGCTCGGGAACGCGATAACCGCACTGGGATACTTCTGACCGCTTTGACTGACAAATGAGCCAAGCAGTCCTAATTGTGGGCGCCTTCTGGTTCGGCCTGTTGGCCTATTGCGCGATGCATGATGTTCTCTCGTCACTCGTCAATTCAGACTGACGGATGAAACCCCATCCGGAGTTCTGCCTCGACTTCTCTTGTGGTGTGATAACATGCACCCAAAATTAAGCAGTCTCAACACGATACAGAGTCCATGACGGACGATAAGACACTCAAGGCGAAAATCGAAACGGCCGAATTAGACGGCTGGAAGGTGGCTGAGAAAAAGGAACACACTGCCGTAGTGAAGAAGCGGTCTCTGGGATCGCTCAAGTGGCATTTCGTCTTCTTGGTGTTCACTTTGGGAATTGGAAATATCTTGTACGCTCTTTACCGACTGATCCGACCGAAAAAGATGGTCCTGCATGGTGCGCCACAGGAAGAGATGAAAAAGGAGGCTATGAAGGCCAAGCGGGAACAGCAGAAGGAAGCAGCGAAGAATACCCGAGAGACGATGCGTACGCTGCGGAAGTTCTTCTAAACTGACTTCTACGACAGATACTCTTCGCTGAACTCGATCCCGATAGCTGCGCCCGGCCATGAATCTGGCAGGTATTCTTCTCCGAACGCCCCGAAAACCATCGCTACAATAGGGTTCTCGACATTACCGCGGCAGTTGATTTGATTGATAACTCCCGATACCGTGTCTCTCTGGGTCTCTTCCATCGCGATACCTCGTAAGTCAACCATGTATATTCTGATATGGGGTCTTGACGGTAAAACGCTGTCTCCAATTAGTTTAGGTATACCTCTACAACTAAGTAACCGCGCGACACGTCGCCTGTATGCGCCAGACGAAGACGCTTTGTTCTCGATGCGGCGCCGCGACTATTGACGAGAGCGGCGACTGGGTTCGGCTGACCCCA is a genomic window of Halostella limicola containing:
- a CDS encoding minichromosome maintenance protein MCM, translating into MAASLEDLDYQEQDYVDEFTAFIRDYYDNRDGSGENRLGELVEKYPSEKSSLHIEWMDLYRYDSEMAIDVLDDPETLDYAEIALRNYDLPVDIELNADVRIDGLDRVPDSVQCDVGDQIHREGKFAAIEGQVNRVGSKVGFIEEAAFECQRCGTMTRIPQSLGDFQEPYECKGCEREGPFQLNWDQSHTTHAQRARLQLPPEKTAGGQTSSEIEIWLKGDLVNRYTEDQYRITPGDRVSAMCHLEKYVPDDADDGTYDVRAKANNIQKQETDLEDLDITDEDLERIREIANNNPHQTLVNSFKPSHHGDESVKEALVLQLFGGVEKHTPDGARIRSEPHILVVGDPAMGKSDLLQYATKIVPRSVYTVGNSSTGAGLTCAAVQDDFGDGGWTLEGGALVKANGGLCAIDEFDKMDESDRTGMNEAMSNGQISPSKADISNVQLPAKTTVLAAANPDYGRFDPYESIGEQIDLDPTLISRFDLILTMQDKPDRDEDEELAESVLSLNQDSIDIKRDDKPAGDTDIDPEVPPELMRKYIAYARQEIEPRISDAAKERIKEFYVPLREKGMDEDKPIPVTARKLFAIVRLAEASAKMRLSDTVTVDDAERVIGVVRDSLKDVGVDPETGEFDADVVETGSSKSQSDRVKTVDKVIDMLEEENDKGAPVDEVIKICVEKGFTEHRVKKTIENRKQEGEYYHPRDGYLRLT
- a CDS encoding helix-turn-helix domain-containing protein; the protein is MSSPDRQPRADNNRFAQKYSDEEFLDAIRELDVPATKAIWERVGCSQSLADRRLKELEEADVVEKVDMGNMNVWKLVD
- a CDS encoding DUF7563 family protein codes for the protein MPQCENCDGYVTERFVRVFGDNEGRVFGCLDCIGATAVKNGAALPFRDARTHLGGAD
- a CDS encoding ribbon-helix-helix domain-containing protein; translated protein: MSSHSRSVNSETRERVTVRISKERLDALDELVEAGVYPNRSEASAPASPRWSTMLEVVAFGVLAMLNGPAALGVLLVLAIGIGAIFALLGVLVFVRSLSRA
- a CDS encoding GNAT family N-acetyltransferase; protein product: MEEMHRERVRQLWHARFGGEDEFTEGWINDALDDDRPEMCYVAADGGNVVGFGLATVCYPDYAEDYIGLDVPEFDPWDPTGILHMSAVEKSRTGEGIGTDLMDSRLQYLQIQDCGGVMGIAWHRDDAPDSRALFEKFGFDQLATFKNYYSRTHGRPNCPACTGECECTASVYAREL